A window from Triticum aestivum cultivar Chinese Spring chromosome 6D, IWGSC CS RefSeq v2.1, whole genome shotgun sequence encodes these proteins:
- the LOC123141307 gene encoding carotenoid cleavage dioxygenase 7, chloroplastic-like codes for MPLLAHYKVDPKRNRLLMVACNAEDMLLPRANFTFYEFDAGFRLVQKREFVLPAHLMIHDWAFTDSHYVVLGNRIRLDIPGSMLAMTRTHPMIAALALDPGKRTTPVYLLPRSTEAVASGRDWTVPVEAPSQMWSLHVGNAFE; via the exons ATGCCGCTGCTGGCGCACTACAAGGTCGACCCCAAGCGCAACCGGCTGCTCATGGTGGCCTGCAACGCCGAGGACATGCTCCTCCCGCGCGCCAACTTCACTTTCTACG AGTTCGACGCCGGCTTCAGGCTGGTGCAGAAGCGGGAGTTCGTGCTGCCGGCGCACCTCATGATCCACGACTGGGCCTTCACCGACTCCCACTACGTCGTCCTCGGCAACAGGATCAGGCTCGACATCCCGGGGTCGATGCTGGCCATGACGCGCACGCACCCCATGATCGCGGCGCTCGCGCTGGACCCGGGCAAGCGGACCACGCCGGTCTACCTGCTGCCGCGCTCCACGGAGGCCGTGGCCAGCGGCCGCGACTGGACCGTGCCCGTCGAGGCGCCGTCGCAGATGTGGTCGCTGCACGTCGGCAACGCCTTCGAGTAG